A genomic region of Marinobacter sp. NP-4(2019) contains the following coding sequences:
- the rpsP gene encoding 30S ribosomal protein S16 yields the protein MVTIRLARGGSKKRPFYHLTVTDSRKSRDGRFIERVGFFNPVARGQEERLRVDRDRVDFWLGQGAQATDRVAQLLKGAE from the coding sequence ATGGTAACAATCCGTTTGGCTCGCGGCGGCTCCAAGAAGCGCCCGTTCTATCACCTGACAGTCACCGACAGCCGCAAATCCCGCGACGGTCGTTTTATTGAGCGTGTCGGCTTCTTCAACCCGGTTGCCCGTGGTCAGGAAGAGCGTCTGCGCGTTGATCGTGATCGTGTTGACTTCTGGCTGGGCCAGGGTGCTCAGGCCACCGATCGCGTTGCCCAGCTGCTGAAAGGCGCTGAGTAA
- the rimM gene encoding ribosome maturation factor RimM (Essential for efficient processing of 16S rRNA) — protein sequence MTQHSQETVIGRITSVFGVKGWLKVYSYTDPREGILNYRDWTLVLNGKRIPARLEEGRRQGQGIVVRLKGINDRDLAHTYCGAEVKVPTAELPALPEGEYYWHQLEGLEVFTVEDECLGAVDHLIETGSNDVLVVKSTGASIDQRERLIPYLPDQVVREVDLAAKRMVVDWDPEF from the coding sequence ATGACGCAGCATTCGCAGGAAACTGTGATCGGCCGGATTACCTCGGTGTTTGGGGTCAAGGGATGGCTTAAGGTTTATTCCTATACGGACCCCAGGGAAGGAATACTGAACTACCGGGACTGGACTCTGGTCCTTAATGGAAAGCGTATTCCGGCCAGGCTTGAGGAAGGTCGCCGCCAAGGGCAGGGGATCGTCGTCAGGCTGAAAGGTATTAATGATCGTGATCTGGCGCACACTTACTGTGGTGCTGAGGTCAAGGTGCCGACTGCTGAGCTGCCGGCGCTTCCCGAGGGGGAGTACTACTGGCACCAGTTGGAAGGTCTTGAGGTGTTTACTGTTGAGGACGAATGCCTCGGTGCAGTGGACCACCTGATCGAGACAGGCTCCAATGACGTTCTGGTAGTGAAGTCCACTGGGGCTTCCATCGACCAGCGTGAACGGCTGATTCCCTATCTTCCGGACCAGGTGGTGCGAGAAGTGGATCTGGCCGCGAAACGTATGGTCGTAGACTGGGATCCGGAGTTCTGA
- the argF gene encoding ornithine carbamoyltransferase, translated as MAARHFLTLNDMTASELEGLLDHASKLRNEWRSGATRDTLKNRVLAMIFEKSSTRTRVSFEAGMTQLGGAALFLSPRDTQLGRGEPIEDSAIVISSMVDAVMIRTFAHDTVETFASASRVPVINALTDDFHPCQLLADMQTYREHRGSIRGATVTWVGDGNNMCHSYINAATQFGFNLRIACPEGYEPNESLMQTHSDRVTIVRDPAEAARGAHLLVTDVWASMGQEDEQKAREKAFRGYQISPDLMSVADKDALFMHCLPAHRGEEISTDMMEHASSVVWDEAENRLHAQKALLEFLILNKLD; from the coding sequence ATGGCAGCAAGACACTTTCTGACATTGAATGACATGACAGCCAGCGAGCTTGAGGGCCTGCTGGACCATGCAAGCAAGCTTCGCAATGAATGGCGCAGTGGCGCCACCCGCGATACCCTGAAAAACCGGGTACTGGCGATGATCTTCGAAAAATCATCCACCCGTACGCGGGTATCGTTTGAAGCCGGGATGACACAACTGGGGGGAGCCGCTCTTTTCCTGTCCCCCCGCGACACCCAGTTGGGTAGAGGCGAGCCGATTGAGGACTCCGCCATTGTCATTTCCAGTATGGTGGATGCGGTGATGATTCGTACCTTTGCCCACGATACGGTGGAAACATTTGCCAGCGCGTCCCGCGTCCCGGTCATCAATGCCCTGACCGACGACTTTCACCCATGCCAGCTATTGGCCGACATGCAGACTTACCGCGAACATCGCGGAAGCATTCGAGGCGCCACGGTGACCTGGGTAGGCGATGGCAATAATATGTGCCATTCCTATATCAACGCCGCAACCCAGTTCGGATTCAACCTGCGTATTGCCTGCCCCGAAGGCTATGAGCCCAACGAGTCCCTGATGCAGACACACAGTGACCGGGTGACCATCGTTCGCGACCCGGCGGAAGCGGCGCGTGGCGCACACCTGCTGGTCACCGACGTCTGGGCCTCCATGGGCCAGGAAGACGAACAGAAGGCCCGTGAGAAGGCCTTCCGAGGGTACCAGATCAGTCCCGACCTGATGTCCGTTGCGGATAAGGACGCGCTGTTCATGCACTGCCTGCCAGCACATCGGGGCGAGGAAATTTCCACCGACATGATGGAGCATGCCAGTTCGGTGGTGTGGGATGAGGCGGAAAACCGCCTGCACGCCCAGAAGGCACTGCTGGAATTCCTGATCCTCAACAAACTGGACTGA
- a CDS encoding Yip1 family protein yields MSLTHTVGLLTHPDREWEAIRRDSESVSKLYIGHILILALIPAIAGFVGTTQVGWQIGDGAITRLTVTSGLQLSALFYAAMLAGIYVLGKFIDFFAATYEVKDRTPRGVTLAAYTATPMFLLGVFAAYPNIWVNMAVGLVAVAYAVYLLYEGLPILMKIPEDRGFMFASSVLTVGLVMLVALLAISVVIWSVGIGPVYVH; encoded by the coding sequence ATGAGCCTGACACATACCGTTGGCCTGCTCACCCACCCCGACCGTGAATGGGAAGCCATTCGCCGGGATTCTGAATCCGTTAGCAAACTGTACATCGGCCACATCCTCATTCTGGCCCTGATCCCTGCTATCGCCGGCTTTGTCGGCACCACCCAGGTCGGGTGGCAAATTGGAGACGGTGCCATTACCCGCTTGACGGTTACCAGCGGCCTGCAACTGTCAGCCCTGTTTTACGCAGCCATGCTGGCGGGCATCTATGTACTCGGCAAGTTCATTGATTTCTTTGCCGCCACCTACGAAGTCAAGGATCGCACTCCCCGTGGTGTGACCCTGGCCGCCTACACGGCGACCCCGATGTTCCTGCTGGGTGTATTTGCCGCCTATCCCAATATATGGGTGAACATGGCCGTCGGACTGGTAGCCGTGGCGTACGCTGTCTATCTACTTTATGAAGGCCTCCCGATCCTGATGAAGATTCCGGAGGACAGGGGCTTCATGTTTGCATCCTCGGTATTGACCGTCGGACTGGTCATGCTGGTGGCTCTGCTCGCAATCAGTGTGGTGATCTGGAGTGTTGGCATTGGACCGGTATACGTCCACTAG
- a CDS encoding DUF1631 domain-containing protein, which translates to MNKQSGIHYLREHRAAGSSRPVPAEVTRIRDTVVAGLGDLLQGAFDAVDDSLFELANNARSNNEQNRYFEAMREIRIKRKGVERHFQNAVAQNFANPPRTGDVTTESGQATQASADSLSLVGNDDLEEQVALNAMITKAKAHFQGPLLQLQTRFSVVYPDASEEFPVNPMAPEHLCSAFTEAVQALDIQIRERLILLKQFDRYVVSNLGMLLDEANRILIQAGIIPNFRYHGKTGQQHKKPQGETAEQPSTESEASEPSRDSGQAGDSAVFEQIRQMLALQRANAGIPPRTSDPNIHVIGGSELIGLLSALPQQPAPPNVDNLSAGEPLTVDLRQVVEQLLARNASEDGKKPALNELDEDLINLVSMLFEFILDDYNLSAPIQVLISRLQIPILKVVIKDKSFFSKATHPARRLLNSLARAGIGWSDSDEKTRDKLYDKIHSIVQHILNEFDGDVSLFERLNEEFEQYLARENRKASLVEQRTRESERGRIKSQKAQETVDRVLQEKVARYHLPDSIRNILVNGWSRVMFLAYLRDDVEHRWLQSVRVVDDLIWCLHPHQEDEERDQWVRVVPGLIKSLRAGLEEVSYNSSKLDEMMGELKHELTEAFRANAQAEARQDLADDYAHEPEKPPQTAVERQQELEEAAVAEYVAQIDSIEIGNWVEFNLVNGASFRCKLSAIIEEADCFVFVNRMGLKVIEKSRIELAHEMRRGRLTVLEQGALIDRALDAVVGNLRNRAG; encoded by the coding sequence ATGAATAAGCAGTCCGGCATACATTATCTCCGCGAGCATAGAGCGGCGGGTAGCTCCCGCCCCGTACCGGCAGAGGTAACCAGGATCCGTGACACCGTTGTTGCCGGACTGGGGGATCTGTTACAGGGTGCCTTTGACGCGGTCGATGACTCGTTGTTCGAACTGGCCAACAACGCCCGGAGCAATAACGAGCAAAACCGGTATTTTGAGGCGATGCGCGAAATCCGCATCAAGCGCAAAGGCGTGGAACGGCATTTCCAGAACGCCGTTGCGCAGAACTTTGCCAACCCGCCCCGTACCGGCGACGTCACTACTGAAAGCGGCCAGGCCACTCAAGCCTCTGCCGACAGCCTTTCACTGGTGGGCAATGATGACCTCGAAGAGCAGGTCGCACTCAATGCCATGATCACCAAGGCCAAGGCACATTTCCAGGGCCCCCTGCTTCAACTCCAGACCCGTTTCAGCGTGGTCTATCCGGACGCAAGCGAGGAGTTTCCGGTTAACCCGATGGCTCCGGAACACCTGTGCAGCGCCTTTACCGAAGCCGTACAGGCCCTGGACATTCAGATTCGCGAACGCCTCATACTCCTGAAACAGTTTGATCGCTATGTCGTGTCCAACCTTGGCATGTTGCTGGACGAAGCCAACCGAATACTGATTCAGGCAGGGATCATCCCCAATTTCCGTTATCACGGCAAAACAGGCCAGCAACACAAGAAGCCTCAGGGCGAGACCGCTGAACAACCTTCCACAGAGAGCGAAGCCAGCGAGCCCTCCCGGGATTCCGGCCAGGCCGGTGACAGCGCGGTGTTTGAGCAAATCCGGCAAATGCTGGCATTGCAGAGGGCCAATGCCGGCATCCCTCCGCGCACCTCGGACCCCAACATTCATGTCATCGGCGGCTCAGAGCTGATCGGGTTACTCAGCGCCCTCCCACAACAGCCGGCACCTCCCAACGTCGACAACCTGAGCGCGGGAGAACCGCTGACAGTGGATTTGCGGCAGGTAGTGGAACAACTGCTGGCGCGCAATGCCAGCGAAGACGGCAAAAAGCCCGCATTGAATGAACTGGATGAGGATCTGATCAACCTCGTCTCCATGCTCTTTGAGTTCATCCTGGACGACTACAACCTGTCAGCACCGATCCAGGTACTGATCAGCCGGTTACAGATCCCGATACTGAAAGTGGTCATCAAGGACAAAAGCTTCTTCAGCAAGGCAACTCACCCGGCACGTCGACTGCTGAACTCACTGGCTCGTGCTGGCATTGGCTGGAGCGACAGCGACGAAAAAACCCGCGACAAGCTCTACGACAAGATCCACAGCATTGTGCAGCACATACTGAACGAGTTTGATGGTGATGTGTCGCTGTTTGAGCGGCTTAATGAAGAGTTTGAGCAGTATCTTGCCAGGGAAAACCGCAAGGCCTCCCTGGTGGAGCAAAGAACCCGCGAATCAGAACGGGGTCGCATCAAGTCCCAGAAGGCTCAGGAAACCGTGGACCGAGTCCTTCAGGAGAAAGTGGCCCGCTATCACCTCCCGGACTCGATTCGCAATATTCTGGTCAACGGCTGGAGCCGGGTCATGTTCCTGGCCTATCTTCGGGATGATGTAGAGCACCGCTGGCTTCAATCCGTGCGGGTGGTGGACGACCTGATCTGGTGCCTTCACCCTCATCAGGAAGACGAAGAACGGGATCAGTGGGTTCGGGTTGTACCGGGGTTGATCAAGTCACTGCGCGCCGGACTGGAGGAAGTCTCCTACAATTCCTCAAAGCTCGACGAAATGATGGGCGAACTCAAACACGAGCTGACAGAGGCTTTTCGGGCTAACGCACAGGCGGAAGCCCGCCAGGATCTGGCTGACGACTATGCCCACGAGCCGGAAAAACCACCACAAACCGCTGTGGAGCGACAACAGGAGCTGGAAGAAGCAGCCGTCGCCGAGTATGTGGCTCAGATCGACAGTATCGAAATCGGCAACTGGGTGGAGTTCAACCTGGTCAATGGCGCCAGCTTCCGCTGCAAGCTGTCAGCCATTATCGAGGAAGCGGACTGTTTTGTGTTCGTCAATCGCATGGGGCTTAAGGTTATCGAGAAAAGTCGTATCGAGCTGGCTCATGAGATGCGACGTGGGCGCCTGACAGTCCTGGAACAGGGAGCCCTCATTGATCGGGCACTGGATGCCGTTGTCGGCAACTTGCGAAACCGGGCAGGATAA
- a CDS encoding cytochrome C assembly family protein, protein MGTLILAVTSLFLYSIGTALQALSFRGRVHTNAAITMLIGLLALTSHGLLLGQTVHQEDGFDFGFFQSSVLISWLIVFLLLGLSLRKPVQSLFLGAYPLAGLTIILSLITHTPSRLVPEDSYGMLSHIALSVTAYSLFTLAAIQATLLYFQNRQLKRNYNSLLVRNLPPLQTMESLLFEMVWAGVIMLILAIITGALFVKDLFAQDLAHKTLFSLLSLVVFVALLIGRYTKGWRGITASRWTLAGCALLMLAFYGSKFALELVFHR, encoded by the coding sequence ATGGGAACGCTGATTCTCGCGGTCACCTCTCTTTTTCTGTACAGCATTGGTACCGCCCTGCAAGCACTCAGCTTCAGGGGGCGAGTGCATACCAATGCGGCCATCACCATGCTGATTGGACTATTGGCGCTGACAAGTCACGGCTTACTGCTTGGCCAGACAGTACACCAGGAAGATGGTTTCGATTTCGGTTTTTTCCAGAGCTCAGTGCTGATTTCCTGGCTGATCGTTTTTCTACTGCTGGGGCTGAGCCTTCGCAAACCGGTTCAAAGCCTGTTCCTGGGCGCCTACCCCCTGGCCGGGCTTACCATCATCCTGTCACTGATTACCCATACGCCTTCCCGTCTGGTACCGGAAGACAGCTACGGCATGCTATCTCACATCGCACTGTCAGTGACAGCCTACAGCCTGTTCACCCTGGCCGCCATTCAGGCGACACTGCTTTACTTCCAGAATCGCCAGCTCAAACGAAACTATAACAGCCTGCTGGTTCGTAACCTGCCGCCATTACAGACGATGGAGTCCCTGCTGTTTGAAATGGTCTGGGCCGGAGTGATCATGCTGATTCTGGCCATTATTACCGGGGCCCTGTTCGTTAAAGACCTGTTTGCCCAGGATCTTGCCCATAAAACCCTTTTCTCACTGCTGTCTCTGGTGGTGTTTGTGGCCCTGCTGATTGGCCGATACACCAAAGGGTGGCGCGGCATCACCGCCAGCCGCTGGACTCTGGCGGGCTGCGCGCTATTAATGCTGGCCTTTTATGGCAGCAAGTTTGCACTTGAGCTGGTATTCCACCGATGA
- the ffh gene encoding signal recognition particle protein — MFENLQDRLSGSLRKISGQARLTDDNIKDTLREVRMALLEADVALPVVKDFIEGVRQRAVGQEVQRSLTPGQVFVKVVQQELERVMGEGNESLNLSVQPPAVIMMAGLQGAGKTTTVTKLSRLLKERQKKSVMVVSADIYRPAAIRQLETLAGEVGVEFFPSSSDQDPVDIAEGAIAAARKKHIDVVILDTAGRLHVDEQMMGEIGRLHKAVNPVETLFVVDAMTGQDAANTAKAFNDALPLTGVILTKTDGDARGGAALSVRHITGKPIKFLGVGEKSDALEPFYPDRVASRILGMGDVLSLIEEAERKLDQKKAQKLTKKIKKGKGFDLEDFRDQLQQMKNMGGVAGLMDKLPGMGQMAQMAQQQVNDKSMGQMEAIICSMTPKERRYPDVINNSRKRRIATGSGTQIQDVNRLLKQHKQMQKMMKKFGKKGGMANMMRGLGGMMPPGGGGGGMPPFGRM, encoded by the coding sequence ATGTTTGAAAACCTCCAAGACCGACTTTCCGGTAGCCTGCGCAAGATTTCCGGCCAGGCGCGGCTTACCGATGACAATATCAAGGATACGCTGCGCGAGGTGCGAATGGCGCTGCTGGAGGCGGACGTTGCCCTGCCGGTGGTCAAGGACTTCATCGAGGGTGTTCGCCAACGCGCCGTTGGCCAGGAAGTGCAGCGCAGTCTTACGCCGGGGCAGGTATTCGTAAAAGTCGTCCAGCAGGAGCTTGAGCGGGTCATGGGTGAGGGGAATGAGTCCCTTAACCTGTCGGTGCAACCGCCTGCGGTGATTATGATGGCAGGCTTGCAGGGGGCGGGTAAAACCACAACGGTTACCAAACTGTCCCGGCTGCTCAAGGAGCGCCAGAAAAAATCGGTGATGGTGGTCAGTGCAGACATCTACCGGCCAGCCGCCATTCGGCAGTTGGAAACCCTGGCGGGTGAAGTCGGGGTAGAGTTCTTCCCCAGTTCATCGGATCAGGATCCGGTGGACATTGCCGAGGGCGCGATTGCAGCGGCCCGGAAAAAGCATATTGATGTGGTGATCCTGGATACCGCCGGTCGTCTGCATGTGGATGAGCAGATGATGGGTGAAATCGGTCGCCTGCATAAGGCAGTCAACCCAGTAGAAACCCTGTTTGTGGTTGATGCCATGACGGGTCAGGACGCCGCCAATACCGCCAAGGCTTTCAATGATGCCCTGCCGCTGACCGGTGTGATACTGACCAAGACCGACGGTGATGCCCGGGGTGGTGCGGCGCTTTCCGTGCGTCATATTACTGGTAAGCCCATCAAGTTCCTTGGTGTCGGTGAGAAGTCCGATGCCCTGGAGCCCTTCTACCCGGATCGGGTGGCCTCGCGGATTCTGGGTATGGGGGATGTGCTTTCCCTTATAGAAGAAGCCGAGCGCAAGCTGGACCAGAAGAAGGCCCAGAAGCTGACCAAGAAGATCAAGAAGGGCAAAGGGTTCGACCTTGAGGACTTCCGTGATCAGTTGCAGCAGATGAAAAACATGGGCGGTGTTGCCGGGTTGATGGATAAGCTGCCCGGTATGGGGCAGATGGCACAGATGGCTCAGCAGCAGGTGAACGACAAGTCCATGGGGCAGATGGAGGCCATTATCTGCTCCATGACGCCGAAAGAGCGTCGTTACCCGGATGTCATCAACAACTCTCGCAAGCGCCGTATCGCGACGGGGTCCGGGACCCAGATCCAGGATGTGAATCGCCTGCTCAAGCAGCACAAGCAGATGCAGAAAATGATGAAGAAGTTCGGTAAAAAAGGCGGTATGGCCAATATGATGCGAGGCCTTGGTGGTATGATGCCGCCGGGCGGAGGTGGCGGTGGCATGCCGCCATTTGGCCGTATGTAG
- a CDS encoding TonB family protein, which yields MLDYGRSTSLPAPYRIALAISLALFLHTLGLSAIPLLSEPTEQPAPTMTVLLVPPGSRATPKTIASPEDTEIRADAPAAAKATATSRQTPPRTRPEPAPSASPPSDETVPAAETARKSAPSPSTTAGIPSDSPAPQARSDIVQLTEAPGETDAYVIRLAARIARELKRSRLPALRTLTAPVAMEIELHLMGNGALTRANVYRSSGMEAIDGAAYRAALAASPYPEPPGREEGQRYRVELLFSPERLEN from the coding sequence ATGCTGGACTATGGCCGCAGCACCAGCCTTCCGGCGCCGTATCGCATTGCCCTTGCCATATCCCTGGCATTGTTTCTGCACACTCTCGGCCTGTCAGCCATCCCCCTGCTGTCTGAACCAACAGAGCAACCCGCACCCACCATGACGGTGTTACTGGTTCCTCCGGGCAGCCGGGCTACCCCCAAAACCATAGCCAGCCCAGAGGACACTGAGATCCGCGCTGACGCACCCGCCGCAGCCAAGGCAACAGCGACCTCGCGTCAGACGCCACCCCGGACCAGACCCGAACCGGCTCCATCGGCTTCGCCCCCTTCTGACGAAACCGTTCCGGCTGCAGAGACCGCTCGCAAGAGCGCCCCATCGCCGTCAACCACCGCCGGCATCCCTTCCGACTCACCGGCACCCCAGGCGCGCAGTGACATTGTGCAACTGACAGAAGCTCCGGGAGAAACCGACGCCTACGTTATCAGACTCGCCGCTCGCATTGCCCGCGAACTGAAACGTAGCCGCCTTCCGGCTCTACGGACTTTAACCGCGCCGGTTGCCATGGAAATTGAACTGCATTTGATGGGTAATGGCGCCCTGACCAGGGCAAACGTGTACCGCTCAAGCGGTATGGAGGCTATCGATGGAGCGGCCTACCGGGCGGCGCTTGCAGCCAGCCCCTATCCGGAACCGCCGGGACGGGAAGAAGGACAACGCTACCGGGTTGAACTGCTGTTCTCCCCGGAGCGCCTGGAGAACTAG
- a CDS encoding HlyC/CorC family transporter translates to MNETSLTVLFSVLVGLIVLSAFFSSSETGMMSLNRYRLKHMAKTGHKGAKRAQGLLQRTDQLIGVILIGNNFVNILASAIATVIAIRIWGDAGIAIATILLTLVILIFAEVTPKTLAALFPEKIAFPASHVLGPLLKTLYPLVWAVNLFTGAILKILRISPEDAANDHLSREELRTLVNEAGALIPAKHKDMLVGILDLENVTVNDIMVPRNDVVGIDLDDELDTILRQLRSSQHTRLPVYKGDINNIQGVLHLRSASKLLLQEDINKAMIMQLCQEPYFVPESTPLNTQLINFQKGKRRFGIVVDEYGDVLGLATLEDILEEIVGEFTTDYAATSPDIIPQDNGTFIIDGATALRTINKTLGWKIPTDGPKTLNGLITETLENIPETNVCLKVAGHRIEVLQIKDNVVKAAIVHPGRRKKRSLL, encoded by the coding sequence ATGAATGAAACCTCTCTCACCGTACTCTTCAGTGTATTGGTTGGACTCATCGTTCTGTCGGCGTTTTTTTCAAGCTCCGAAACCGGCATGATGTCACTCAACCGCTACCGGTTGAAGCATATGGCCAAAACCGGCCACAAAGGCGCCAAGCGCGCTCAGGGACTCCTGCAGAGAACCGATCAGCTAATCGGCGTCATTCTCATCGGGAACAACTTCGTCAACATCCTGGCATCGGCCATTGCCACCGTCATCGCTATTCGTATCTGGGGCGACGCCGGGATTGCCATTGCCACCATTCTGCTGACACTGGTCATCCTGATTTTTGCCGAGGTGACCCCGAAAACGCTTGCCGCACTGTTCCCGGAGAAAATCGCCTTCCCCGCCAGCCACGTACTTGGACCACTGCTCAAGACCCTGTACCCACTGGTGTGGGCAGTCAACCTGTTTACCGGCGCCATCCTGAAAATCCTGCGCATCTCGCCCGAGGATGCTGCCAATGACCATCTGAGCCGGGAAGAGCTCCGCACCCTGGTGAACGAAGCCGGCGCCCTTATCCCCGCCAAACACAAGGACATGCTGGTCGGCATCCTCGACCTGGAAAATGTGACCGTAAACGACATCATGGTGCCCCGGAATGACGTGGTCGGTATTGACCTGGATGATGAACTGGACACCATCCTGCGACAGTTGCGCAGCAGCCAGCACACCCGCCTCCCCGTCTATAAAGGTGACATCAATAATATTCAGGGCGTCCTGCACCTTCGCAGCGCGTCAAAATTACTGCTCCAGGAGGACATCAACAAGGCCATGATCATGCAGTTGTGCCAGGAGCCCTACTTTGTTCCTGAGAGCACACCGCTAAATACCCAGTTGATCAACTTCCAGAAAGGAAAACGTCGCTTCGGGATCGTTGTGGATGAATATGGCGACGTACTGGGGCTGGCCACGCTCGAGGACATCCTTGAAGAGATTGTCGGCGAGTTCACCACCGACTACGCGGCGACCAGCCCTGACATCATTCCCCAGGACAACGGTACTTTTATTATTGACGGTGCTACCGCTCTGAGAACCATCAATAAAACCCTGGGCTGGAAGATACCCACAGACGGCCCGAAAACCCTCAATGGCCTGATCACGGAAACCCTGGAAAACATCCCCGAAACCAATGTTTGCCTGAAAGTAGCCGGCCATCGTATCGAGGTGCTGCAGATCAAGGACAATGTCGTCAAAGCCGCTATTGTCCATCCTGGCCGTCGCAAGAAGCGCTCCCTGCTCTGA
- the grxD gene encoding Grx4 family monothiol glutaredoxin has product MDINETIKSQLEGNPVILYMKGTPQAPQCGFSAKTVQALMACGERFAFVNILDNQELREALKVYSSWPTYPQLYINGELVGGCDIVLEMSESGELAKAVKEAAKQAEA; this is encoded by the coding sequence ATGGACATTAATGAAACCATTAAGAGCCAGCTAGAGGGTAACCCGGTCATTCTGTATATGAAGGGTACTCCGCAGGCTCCCCAGTGCGGTTTCTCGGCAAAAACCGTCCAGGCTTTGATGGCCTGCGGCGAGCGCTTTGCGTTTGTAAATATCCTGGATAACCAGGAACTGCGCGAAGCTCTGAAGGTTTACTCCAGCTGGCCGACTTATCCACAGCTTTATATCAACGGTGAGCTGGTAGGCGGTTGTGACATCGTTCTTGAGATGTCCGAGAGCGGTGAGCTGGCCAAGGCGGTCAAGGAAGCCGCCAAGCAGGCCGAAGCCTGA